From Coriobacteriaceae bacterium, a single genomic window includes:
- the ftsY gene encoding signal recognition particle-docking protein FtsY, protein MGFFDALSRGLERSREALNEVFYFGGEVDEDFWEDLEDTLVMGDMGAEVAIKVSDDLRETAAKKNLKTAPQLRRALAEQLEQHFVPIERDPFSDTPSCVLFVGINGAGKTTTVGKIASAMAARGKNVVIGSADTFRAAAIEQLDVWGQRAGVPVIKRDRGSDPASVCYDVLDEADKRGSDLVLIDTAGRLHTSPELMRELAKVVNVTRKRAANMAAGPMPVSVVLVIDAATGQNGLNQALEFNEALGLDGIIMTKLDGTAKGGIAMAVAEKLKLPILRIGVGEQVDDLQEFNAKDFCRALVGESN, encoded by the coding sequence ATGGGATTCTTTGACGCTCTCTCGCGCGGACTTGAGCGCAGTCGCGAGGCCCTCAACGAGGTCTTTTACTTTGGCGGCGAGGTCGACGAGGATTTTTGGGAGGACCTGGAGGACACCCTCGTTATGGGTGACATGGGTGCCGAGGTCGCCATCAAGGTCTCCGATGACCTGCGCGAGACGGCCGCCAAGAAGAACCTCAAGACCGCCCCGCAACTCCGTCGCGCCCTGGCCGAGCAGCTTGAGCAGCACTTTGTGCCCATCGAGCGCGATCCGTTCTCCGATACGCCGAGCTGCGTGCTGTTTGTGGGCATTAACGGTGCCGGCAAGACCACGACGGTCGGTAAGATCGCGAGCGCCATGGCCGCCCGCGGCAAGAACGTGGTGATCGGTTCGGCCGATACCTTCCGTGCCGCCGCCATCGAGCAACTCGATGTGTGGGGCCAACGCGCCGGCGTTCCGGTCATTAAGCGCGACCGCGGCTCCGATCCGGCGAGCGTGTGCTATGACGTGCTCGACGAGGCCGACAAGCGCGGCAGCGACCTGGTGCTCATCGATACCGCCGGTCGTCTGCATACGAGCCCCGAGCTCATGCGCGAGCTCGCCAAGGTGGTCAACGTGACCCGTAAGCGCGCCGCCAATATGGCCGCAGGCCCCATGCCGGTCTCGGTCGTGCTCGTGATCGATGCCGCCACCGGTCAGAACGGCCTGAATCAGGCGCTCGAGTTTAACGAGGCGCTGGGTCTGGACGGTATTATCATGACTAAGCTCGATGGCACGGCGAAGGGCGGTATCGCCATGGCCGTGGCCGAGAAGCTCAAGCTCCCGATCCTGCGCATC
- a CDS encoding acyl carrier protein has protein sequence MDRSEIFDKIAEVAADVLGVDVAEISDEATFDDLDANSLERLQLVTAIEDEFNLEIDDETLLSLNSVADAVDAIEHAREA, from the coding sequence ATGGACCGCTCCGAAATCTTCGACAAGATCGCCGAGGTCGCTGCTGACGTTCTGGGCGTCGATGTTGCCGAAATTAGCGATGAGGCCACCTTTGACGATCTCGATGCCAACTCGCTCGAGCGCCTGCAGCTGGTTACGGCTATCGAGGACGAGTTCAACCTCGAGATCGATGACGAGACTCTGCTCTCGCTCAACTCTGTCGCCGACGCCGTCGACGCGATCGAACACGCCAGGGAGGCCTAG
- the plsX gene encoding phosphate acyltransferase PlsX codes for MSNVRVCVDVVGGDEKPQVVLDGIEAALAADPDIEVLAAGPAEIVNPFAASHARVEALEAPDVIAMDDDPIRAVMTKRKSSIVLACRAIKKGNADAFFSAGSTGAMTAAATAYVTPFRYMAEGKKQPVRPCLTNALPNRAGGLTVLCDMGANPDVEVDDMVRFAQMGSAYARVVLGIEHPRVGLLANGTEDEKGSNFTKACFPAMKAAVPGFVGNCEGTDLTSGNFDVVVADGMSGNIALKATEGAAKFLLQELKGAFMASLGTKIAALLIKKQMREIKAKLSGDAKGGAILLGLRGVVLIGHGATSVEAVKNGTLAAAEAVRAGLVENVANSMDGIVL; via the coding sequence ATGAGTAACGTTCGCGTTTGTGTAGACGTTGTGGGCGGAGACGAGAAACCTCAGGTTGTTCTCGATGGTATCGAGGCTGCGCTTGCCGCCGATCCCGATATCGAGGTCTTGGCAGCTGGCCCCGCTGAAATCGTCAATCCCTTTGCTGCTTCCCATGCACGTGTTGAGGCTCTTGAGGCACCCGACGTTATCGCCATGGATGACGATCCCATTCGCGCCGTGATGACCAAGCGTAAATCGTCGATCGTGCTTGCCTGCCGCGCCATCAAAAAGGGCAACGCGGACGCGTTCTTCTCCGCCGGCTCGACCGGTGCCATGACCGCTGCCGCCACCGCCTATGTGACGCCGTTTAGATATATGGCCGAAGGCAAGAAGCAGCCGGTGCGTCCCTGTCTGACCAATGCGCTGCCCAATCGCGCCGGCGGTCTGACGGTGCTGTGCGATATGGGCGCCAACCCCGATGTCGAGGTCGATGACATGGTGCGTTTTGCCCAGATGGGTAGCGCCTATGCCCGCGTCGTCCTGGGCATCGAGCATCCCCGCGTGGGCCTGCTTGCCAATGGCACCGAGGACGAGAAGGGTTCCAACTTTACCAAGGCCTGCTTCCCGGCCATGAAAGCCGCCGTTCCCGGCTTTGTGGGCAACTGCGAAGGCACCGACCTCACCTCGGGCAATTTCGATGTCGTCGTTGCCGATGGCATGTCGGGCAACATCGCGCTCAAGGCCACCGAGGGCGCTGCCAAGTTTTTGCTGCAGGAACTCAAGGGTGCCTTTATGGCCTCGCTCGGCACCAAGATCGCCGCGCTGCTCATCAAAAAGCAGATGCGCGAGATTAAGGCCAAGCTCTCTGGTGATGCCAAGGGCGGTGCGATTCTTTTGGGCCTGCGTGGCGTGGTCCTAATCGGCCATGGCGCCACCTCGGTCGAGGCTGTTAAAAACGGTACGCTCGCGGCGGCCGAAGCCGTGCGCGCGGGGCTGGTCGAGAACGTCGCCAACTCCATGGACGGCATCGTTTTGTAA
- the rnc gene encoding ribonuclease III gives MALSERLTRAQEILGHEFNNKVLLRAALTHPSAVEGQPVSASYERLEFLGDSILGAVVARSLFESYPEFDEGKLTRLKVSLVSGATLSEVSHELGIDDIIIFGASETGTGARGLHSALENVYESLVGALYLDAGWDAAAEFIHRTLKPHLASERAEHPANPKSFLQECVQADGHEPPAYKLVGSEGPAHAPTFTAVVLIDGIRQGRGSGSSKKEAEGAAALEALDRMGYTTNGVILNKKPV, from the coding sequence TTGGCTTTGTCTGAACGACTTACGCGTGCCCAGGAAATCCTGGGCCACGAGTTCAATAATAAGGTACTGCTGCGCGCGGCGCTTACGCATCCCTCGGCAGTCGAGGGCCAGCCGGTTTCTGCCAGCTATGAGCGCCTTGAGTTCTTGGGCGATTCCATTTTGGGCGCCGTCGTCGCCCGTTCGCTCTTTGAGTCCTATCCGGAGTTTGACGAGGGCAAGCTCACGCGCCTGAAGGTGTCGCTTGTCTCGGGCGCCACGCTGTCCGAGGTTTCTCACGAGTTGGGCATCGACGACATCATCATCTTTGGTGCCTCCGAGACAGGTACCGGTGCGCGCGGCCTGCATTCGGCGCTCGAGAACGTCTACGAGTCGCTCGTGGGCGCGCTGTACCTGGACGCCGGCTGGGATGCCGCAGCGGAGTTTATCCACCGTACGCTTAAGCCGCATTTGGCTTCCGAGCGTGCCGAGCACCCCGCGAACCCCAAATCGTTCTTGCAGGAGTGCGTGCAAGCCGACGGTCACGAACCCCCGGCGTATAAGCTCGTTGGCTCCGAGGGCCCGGCGCATGCGCCCACCTTTACCGCCGTGGTGTTGATCGATGGTATTCGCCAGGGTCGCGGCTCCGGCTCCTCAAAGAAGGAAGCCGAGGGAGCCGCTGCACTCGAGGCACTTGACCGCATGGGCTACACCACCAACGGCGTGATTCTCAACAAGAAGCCTGTTTAA
- the smc gene encoding chromosome segregation protein SMC, which translates to MYLKSLTLKGFKSFADRAHMTFEPGLTVIVGPNGSGKSNISDSILWVLGEQSAKQLRGQAMEDVIFSGSSARKPVGVAEVTLVLDNSDHMLPVDFDEVAITRRMYRSGESEYLINSSPCRLMDIQDILHDSGLGKDTHSIISQGKLDAILQSRPEERRALIEEAAGISKHKRRKERALKKIKSMDEHLTRARDINKEIARQLRPLERQVDRARKYKELSSRANELTQMLAVDELRSLQSQWNDLESRSKEGAAELELAQYRMGEKERELEKLQVMLEEKGLFVGDLGEQRRHMQDVVGRINSDMRLLEEKGHNMVSRLSDMRGQISSSEHQRRRVVEELEDARAQLEEVTGAHMQAQEDVDAAGPAAAELHERRVALDNQISQLTREQRDVQRVADNAALELAKVKDSLSNAEVEDNMYASRLEQIDEQLEEVTASLDSRRDRAEELESALEAARQAQNDAREATEVARAALKDLRNRESEARNKLSEVRSELASQKKLDARMADSSPLVSRLVGALGDNVAGRLGDVLEAPRELEGLVEQLLAGDIDALLFDDAAALERAGRAALDQKKASGEALLVARGVSGSTAAEGAAGTRLVDRLSVRADYGPVVEALLGGYYVVDDLAAALAGPVVDGVTYVTPDGARVSCGGLVRVGLDAGEASGALERKRRIRELEGLEPDLAAAFEHVSDQVIEANAAVEEARAAEGDAAGEIARLEGERRSLLSEIGRLEQSANNAEVERVRISKRREQAAEAVRAARPRVDELTRSRDEARAQASDLGLQIAEANDELDRVRRDDSEAAGKLADAKVRLAQTSERLRSLKGRVPDLEHRLEGIDRRIRGTRQASRSLELLRLRVDPMHERYSALLERASDWAARLRDQASLEEADSASLKKTIEDAKAEVARAKERVDAATATQNEFKVARGKLEVQVEAAIKAITADGTTVLEEALMLPAPTDRDAAERELNQLVRQINNLGPVNQVAMEEYEQLKRRADYIEEQLADLESARKALTKITVAIDRKMRKAFLVTFEKVDANFREIFAMLFPGGQAHLEMTDPEHPAETGIEVVAQPRGKRITKMMLMSGGEKSLTALALLFAVYRTRTVPFYVLDEVEAALDDANLSKLIGALDVLRSDTQLLVISHQRRTMEDADVLYGVSMQADGVSRVVSQKLDRETGKVVNA; encoded by the coding sequence GTGTATCTCAAGTCCCTCACGCTCAAAGGGTTCAAGTCGTTTGCCGACCGCGCCCATATGACGTTTGAGCCGGGCCTGACCGTCATCGTCGGTCCCAACGGCTCGGGAAAATCGAACATCTCTGACTCGATTCTGTGGGTCCTGGGCGAGCAGAGCGCCAAGCAGCTGCGCGGCCAGGCCATGGAGGATGTCATCTTCTCGGGCTCGTCAGCGCGCAAGCCGGTGGGTGTCGCCGAGGTCACGCTGGTGCTCGATAACTCGGACCATATGCTGCCCGTCGACTTTGACGAGGTCGCCATCACCCGTCGTATGTATCGCTCGGGCGAAAGCGAGTACCTCATCAACTCGAGCCCGTGCCGCCTGATGGACATTCAGGACATCCTGCACGATTCGGGCCTGGGTAAGGATACGCATTCCATCATCAGCCAGGGCAAGCTCGACGCCATTTTGCAGAGCCGCCCCGAGGAGCGCCGTGCCCTCATCGAGGAGGCCGCCGGCATCTCCAAGCACAAACGCCGCAAGGAGCGTGCGCTCAAAAAGATTAAATCGATGGACGAGCACTTGACCCGTGCCCGCGACATCAATAAGGAAATCGCCCGTCAGCTGCGGCCGCTGGAGCGTCAGGTCGATCGCGCGCGCAAGTACAAAGAGCTGTCCTCGCGCGCGAACGAACTTACGCAGATGCTGGCCGTCGACGAGCTTCGTTCGCTGCAGTCGCAGTGGAACGACTTGGAGAGCCGCTCCAAGGAAGGCGCCGCCGAGCTGGAGCTTGCGCAGTACCGCATGGGCGAAAAGGAGCGCGAGCTCGAGAAGCTCCAGGTTATGCTCGAGGAAAAGGGCCTGTTTGTGGGCGACCTGGGCGAGCAGCGCCGCCATATGCAAGACGTGGTCGGCCGCATTAACTCCGATATGCGCCTGCTCGAGGAAAAGGGCCACAACATGGTGTCGCGCCTGTCCGACATGCGTGGCCAGATCTCGAGCTCCGAGCATCAGCGTCGTCGCGTGGTCGAGGAGCTCGAGGACGCGCGTGCACAGCTTGAGGAAGTGACCGGCGCGCACATGCAGGCCCAGGAGGACGTTGACGCCGCTGGTCCTGCCGCCGCTGAGCTCCACGAGCGGCGCGTGGCGCTCGACAATCAGATTTCGCAGCTTACGCGTGAGCAACGCGATGTGCAGCGTGTGGCCGATAACGCGGCGCTCGAACTCGCCAAGGTGAAGGACTCGCTGAGCAACGCCGAGGTCGAGGACAACATGTACGCCTCGCGCCTGGAGCAGATTGATGAACAGCTCGAGGAGGTTACAGCATCGCTTGATAGCCGTCGCGACCGTGCTGAGGAGCTTGAGAGTGCCCTTGAGGCGGCTCGTCAGGCCCAGAACGATGCGCGCGAGGCCACCGAGGTCGCCCGTGCAGCCCTGAAGGACTTGCGTAATCGTGAGAGCGAGGCGCGCAACAAGCTGTCCGAGGTGCGCTCGGAGCTTGCCAGCCAAAAGAAGCTTGATGCCCGCATGGCCGACAGCTCGCCGTTGGTGAGCCGTCTGGTGGGCGCGCTGGGCGACAATGTTGCTGGTCGTCTGGGTGATGTGCTCGAGGCTCCGCGTGAGCTCGAGGGTCTGGTTGAGCAGCTGCTCGCCGGCGATATCGATGCCCTGCTGTTCGATGATGCCGCCGCACTGGAGCGCGCCGGTCGCGCCGCTCTGGACCAGAAGAAGGCCTCGGGCGAGGCACTGTTGGTGGCGCGTGGCGTGAGCGGATCTACTGCGGCCGAGGGTGCTGCCGGCACCCGTCTGGTCGACCGCCTGTCCGTGCGCGCGGACTATGGTCCGGTCGTCGAGGCCCTGCTCGGCGGCTATTACGTTGTCGATGATTTGGCTGCTGCGCTGGCGGGTCCGGTCGTGGACGGCGTGACCTATGTGACTCCCGATGGCGCCCGTGTTTCCTGCGGCGGCCTGGTGCGCGTAGGGCTCGATGCCGGCGAGGCATCGGGTGCCTTGGAGCGCAAACGCCGCATTCGCGAGCTCGAGGGCCTGGAGCCCGATCTAGCGGCTGCGTTCGAGCATGTTTCGGATCAGGTCATCGAGGCCAATGCTGCCGTCGAGGAGGCGCGTGCCGCCGAGGGCGATGCCGCCGGCGAGATTGCCCGCCTTGAGGGCGAGCGCCGCTCGCTGCTCTCCGAGATCGGCCGTCTTGAGCAGAGTGCCAACAACGCTGAGGTCGAGCGCGTGCGCATTTCCAAGCGCCGTGAGCAGGCTGCCGAGGCCGTTCGCGCTGCGCGTCCGCGCGTGGACGAGCTTACTCGCTCTCGTGATGAGGCTCGCGCTCAGGCAAGTGACCTGGGCCTGCAGATTGCCGAGGCCAATGACGAACTCGATCGCGTGCGTCGCGACGACTCCGAGGCCGCCGGCAAGCTCGCCGATGCCAAGGTGCGCCTGGCCCAGACGAGCGAGCGCCTGCGTTCGCTGAAGGGCCGTGTGCCCGATTTGGAGCATCGCTTGGAGGGCATCGATCGCCGCATCCGCGGAACGCGTCAGGCCTCGCGCTCGCTTGAGCTGCTGCGCCTGCGCGTCGATCCCATGCACGAGCGTTATTCGGCCCTGCTCGAGCGTGCCTCGGATTGGGCGGCACGCCTGCGCGACCAGGCCTCTCTGGAGGAGGCGGACTCGGCTTCGCTCAAGAAGACCATCGAGGACGCCAAGGCCGAGGTCGCCCGTGCCAAAGAGAGGGTCGATGCTGCCACCGCAACGCAAAATGAGTTCAAGGTGGCCCGCGGCAAGCTCGAGGTGCAGGTGGAGGCCGCGATCAAGGCCATCACCGCCGACGGCACCACGGTGCTCGAGGAGGCACTCATGCTTCCCGCGCCTACCGACCGTGACGCCGCCGAGCGCGAGCTCAACCAGCTTGTGCGCCAGATCAACAACCTGGGCCCTGTGAACCAGGTGGCCATGGAGGAGTACGAGCAGCTCAAGCGCCGTGCCGACTACATCGAGGAGCAGCTGGCCGATCTGGAGAGCGCGCGCAAGGCGCTCACCAAGATCACCGTGGCGATCGACCGCAAGATGCGCAAGGCGTTCCTCGTGACCTTTGAGAAGGTCGATGCGAACTTCCGCGAGATCTTCGCCATGCTCTTCCCGGGCGGTCAGGCTCATCTTGAGATGACCGACCCCGAGCATCCGGCCGAGACGGGCATCGAGGTCGTGGCGCAGCCGCGCGGCAAGCGCATCACCAAGATGATGCTCATGTCGGGTGGCGAGAAGAGCCTGACGGCGCTCGCCCTGCTCTTTGCCGTGTACCGCACGCGCACGGTGCCGTTCTATGTGCTGGACGAGGTCGAGGCGGCGCTCGACGACGCCAACCTGTCCAAGCTTATCGGCGCCCTCGATGTCCTGCGTTCCGATACGCAGCTCTTGGTCATTTCGCATCAGCGCCGTACTATGGAGGACGCTGACGTCCTCTATGGCGTCTCGATGCAAGCCGACGGCGTCAGTCGCGTCGTCTCGCAAAAACTCGATCGCGAAACCGGAAAGGTCGTGAATGCATAA